From the Macaca nemestrina isolate mMacNem1 chromosome 7, mMacNem.hap1, whole genome shotgun sequence genome, one window contains:
- the LOC105497509 gene encoding non-structural maintenance of chromosomes element 3 homolog, with translation MLQKPRNRGRSGGQAERDSDWSRGGNSGASRAGEDARARRDGFAEEAPSTSRGPGGSQGSHGARRSQASPAVGPRTQKQQELKVSELVQFLLIKDQKKIPIKRADILKHVIGDYKDIFPDLLKRAAERLQYVFGYKLVELEPKSNTYILINTLEPVEEDAEVRGDQGTPTTGLLMIVLGLIFMKGNTVKETEVWDFLRRLGVYPTKKHFIFGDPKKLITEDFVRQRYLEYRRIPHTDPVDYEFQWGPRTNLETSKMKVLKFVAKVHNQDPKDWPAQYCEALADEENRARPQPSGSAPSS, from the coding sequence ATGTTGCAAAAACCGAGGAACCGGGGTCGCTCTGGCGGCCAGGCCGAGAGGGACAGCGACTGGAGCCGTGGCGGAAACTCCGGGGCCTCGCGGGCGGGCGAAGACGCCCGGGCCCGCAGAGACGGCTTCGCGGAGGAGGCCCCGAGCACTTCCCGGGGGCCGGGCGGCTCGCAGGGGTCGCACGGCGCCCGCCGGTCCCAGGCCTCCCCCGCCGTGGGCCCCAGGACCCAGAAGCAGCAGGAGCTGAAAGTGTCCGAGCTGGTGCAGTTCTTACTGATTAAGGACCAGAAGAAGATTCCGATCAAGCGGGCCGACATACTGAAGCACGTCATCGGGGACTACAAGGACATCTTCCCCGACCTCCTCAAACGGGCCGCCGAGCGCCTCCAGTACGTCTTCGGTTATAAGCTGGTGGAACTTGAACCCAAGAGCAACACttacatcctcatcaacaccCTGGAGCCGGTGGAGGAGGATGCCGAGGTGAGGGGTGACCAAGGCACGCCCACTACGGGCCTCCTGATGATCGTCCTGGGGCTCATCTTTATGAAGGGCAACACCGTCAAGGAGACTGAAGTCTGGGACTTTCTGCGGCGCTTAGGGGTCTACCCCACCAAGAAGCATTTCATTTTCGGAGATCCAAAGAAACTCATTACCGAGGACTTTGTGCGACAACGTTACCTGGAATACCGGCGGATACCCCACACCGACCCCGTGGACTACGAGTTCCAATGGGGCCCGCGAACCAACCTGGAAACCAGCAAGATGAAAGTTCTTAAGTTTGTGGCCAAAGTCCATAATCAAGACCCCAAGGACTGGCCAGCGCAGTACTGTGAGGCGTTGGCAGATGAGGAGAACAGGGCCAGACCTCAGCCCAGTGGCTCAGCCCCATCCTCTTGA